A region from the Desulfovibrio sp. TomC genome encodes:
- a CDS encoding aminopeptidase, translating into MTDTEEITPAAPGLTIDAKSCWETYATPEEREAMKTLADTYIAFLSACKTERETVQYVQGVLSGAGFAESLDGNFAGDAVYRVMKGKTMFVARKGKKPLSEGFRLLGAHCDTPRIDLKQRPLYQDCGVAQLKTHYYGGIRKHQWLARALALHGVVAKKDGTVIPVTIGEDPADPVFTIPDLLPHLAYRQVEKKLSEAFEAEKLNIIIGHSPAEKPAETPETAEAKPAANGNGNDLIKAKVLTLLNERYGIEEADLYSAELQAVPAGPARLVGLDGALIGGYGQDDRVCVYAGLSALLDAGQPEHTQIVLFWDKEEIGSEGSTGAKSRFFEYCLEDLIEAWEPTARKSRVLAAGKAVSADVHAAMDPDYQDLHEKLNSALLGSGPCFCKFTGHRGKVGANDAHPEYVAWLRSLLDGAGIPWQMAELGRVDLGGGGTVAKFLAVYGMDIIDFGPAVLSMHSPFEITSVADLYATKLAYQAFLSS; encoded by the coding sequence ATGACCGACACCGAAGAAATCACCCCGGCCGCCCCGGGCCTGACCATTGACGCCAAAAGCTGCTGGGAAACCTATGCCACGCCCGAAGAGCGCGAGGCCATGAAAACCCTGGCCGACACCTACATCGCCTTTCTTTCGGCCTGCAAAACCGAACGCGAGACGGTCCAGTACGTCCAAGGCGTCCTGTCCGGAGCCGGGTTCGCCGAAAGCCTGGACGGCAATTTTGCCGGCGACGCCGTGTACCGCGTCATGAAGGGCAAGACCATGTTCGTGGCCCGCAAGGGCAAAAAGCCGCTCAGTGAAGGCTTCCGGCTGCTCGGCGCCCATTGCGACACCCCGCGCATCGACCTCAAGCAGCGTCCGCTCTATCAGGACTGCGGCGTCGCCCAGTTAAAGACCCACTACTACGGCGGCATCCGCAAGCACCAATGGCTGGCCAGGGCCTTGGCCCTGCACGGCGTGGTGGCCAAAAAGGACGGCACGGTCATCCCGGTCACCATCGGCGAGGACCCGGCCGATCCGGTCTTCACCATCCCGGACCTGCTCCCCCATCTGGCCTACCGGCAGGTGGAAAAAAAGCTGTCCGAAGCCTTTGAAGCCGAAAAGCTCAATATCATCATCGGCCACTCCCCGGCCGAGAAGCCGGCCGAAACGCCTGAGACCGCCGAGGCCAAACCGGCCGCAAACGGCAATGGCAACGACCTGATCAAGGCCAAGGTGCTCACCCTGTTAAACGAACGCTACGGCATTGAAGAGGCCGACCTCTACAGCGCCGAACTGCAAGCCGTGCCGGCCGGGCCGGCCAGGCTCGTCGGTCTCGACGGCGCGCTGATCGGCGGCTACGGCCAGGACGACCGGGTGTGCGTCTATGCCGGACTCTCCGCCCTGCTCGACGCCGGCCAGCCCGAGCACACCCAGATCGTGCTTTTCTGGGACAAGGAAGAGATCGGCTCCGAGGGTTCCACCGGGGCCAAGTCGCGCTTTTTCGAATATTGCCTGGAAGACCTCATCGAGGCCTGGGAGCCTACGGCGCGCAAAAGCCGGGTGCTGGCTGCGGGCAAGGCGGTTTCCGCCGACGTGCATGCCGCCATGGACCCGGATTACCAGGATCTGCACGAGAAGCTCAATTCGGCCCTGCTCGGCAGTGGCCCATGCTTTTGCAAATTCACCGGCCATCGCGGCAAGGTCGGGGCCAACGACGCCCATCCCGAATACGTGGCCTGGTTGCGAAGCCTCCTCGACGGGGCCGGCATCCCCTGGCAGATGGCCGAGCTTGGCCGGGTGGACCTTGGCGGCGGCGGCACGGTGGCCAAGTTCCTGGCGGTCTACGGCATGGACATCATTGATTTCGGCCCGGCCGTGCTCAGTATGCACAGCCCCTTCGAGATCACCAGTGTCGCCGATCTCTACGCCACCAAACTGGCCTACCAGGCTTTCCTCTCCAGCTAA
- the selA gene encoding L-seryl-tRNA(Sec) selenium transferase, translated as MQNFFRLLPPVDAVLAALDTDPSLAALPRAMLRDAVTSFLDGLREDIRAGRLTDPVQLDHALLFAQCARSAAAATRPHFRRVINATGVVVHTNLGRSLLAPEAATAAAEACLHYSNLEFDLTTGERGSRYSHVLDILRTLTGAEDALVVNNNAAAVLITLETLAKGREVVVSRGQLVEIGGSFRIPEIMAKSGAILREVGATNRTHPRDYENAVTPETAALLKVHTSNYRIVGFTKEVSLAELVPLGRRHNLPVIEDLGSGNLTDFTSYGLPGEPTVQQAVADGADVVTFSGDKVLGGPQAGIIVGRAKYIAAIRKNPLNRAIRIDKMTLAALEATLRLYRDPERARTVIPTVAMITAAPQALAKKARKLASLLKKSLAGRYTVGTIPGASRVGGGAFPERDLPTTLVALSPLAGAPSPDALRARLLTTDPPLVARTQDDALLLDPRTLADDELKLVSTVLGQALGE; from the coding sequence GTGCAAAATTTTTTCCGCCTGCTCCCGCCCGTGGACGCCGTCCTGGCCGCCCTGGACACAGACCCGTCCCTGGCCGCCCTGCCCCGGGCCATGCTGCGCGATGCGGTCACCAGTTTCCTCGACGGACTGCGCGAGGACATCCGGGCCGGCCGCCTGACCGATCCGGTCCAGCTCGACCACGCCCTGCTCTTTGCCCAATGCGCCCGCTCGGCGGCTGCGGCCACCCGGCCCCATTTCCGCCGGGTCATAAACGCCACCGGCGTGGTTGTGCACACCAACCTCGGCCGTTCGCTTTTGGCCCCCGAGGCCGCAACCGCCGCCGCCGAAGCCTGCCTGCACTATTCCAACCTGGAATTTGATCTGACGACCGGCGAACGCGGCAGCCGCTACAGCCATGTGCTTGACATCCTGCGCACGCTGACCGGAGCCGAAGACGCGCTGGTGGTCAACAACAACGCCGCCGCCGTGCTCATCACCCTGGAAACCCTGGCCAAGGGCCGGGAAGTCGTCGTCTCCCGGGGGCAGCTTGTGGAAATCGGCGGCTCGTTTCGCATCCCCGAAATCATGGCCAAGTCCGGGGCGATCCTGCGCGAGGTCGGGGCCACCAACCGCACCCATCCCCGCGACTACGAAAACGCCGTCACCCCGGAGACGGCCGCCCTGTTAAAGGTCCACACCTCCAACTACCGCATCGTGGGCTTTACCAAGGAAGTCTCCCTGGCCGAACTCGTGCCCCTGGGCCGACGCCACAATCTGCCGGTCATCGAGGACCTCGGCAGCGGCAACCTGACCGATTTTACCAGCTATGGCCTGCCCGGCGAACCGACCGTGCAGCAGGCCGTGGCCGATGGGGCCGACGTCGTGACTTTTAGCGGCGACAAGGTCCTCGGCGGCCCCCAGGCCGGCATCATCGTCGGCCGGGCCAAATATATCGCGGCCATCCGCAAGAATCCGCTCAACCGGGCCATTCGCATCGACAAGATGACGCTGGCCGCCCTGGAGGCCACCCTTCGCCTCTACCGCGACCCCGAGCGCGCCCGGACCGTCATCCCCACCGTGGCCATGATCACCGCCGCCCCGCAGGCCCTGGCCAAAAAGGCCCGCAAGCTGGCAAGCCTCCTTAAAAAATCCCTGGCCGGCCGCTACACAGTCGGGACCATCCCGGGCGCGTCCCGGGTGGGCGGCGGGGCCTTTCCCGAGCGCGATCTGCCAACCACGCTGGTCGCCCTCTCGCCGCTTGCCGGCGCGCCGTCCCCCGACGCTTTGCGGGCGCGGCTGCTCACGACCGATCCGCCGCTGGTGGCCCGCACCCAGGACGACGCCCTGCTCCTGGACCCGCGCACCCTGGCCGACGATGAGCTGAAACTCGTCAGCACAGTGCTCGGACAGGCGCTCGGCGAGTGA
- a CDS encoding bifunctional folylpolyglutamate synthase/dihydrofolate synthase gives MTSSPSEFPDFAAFSAYLDNLGLFHMDLGPGRMHSALARLHLVSLPHLAVQTVGTNGKGSTSALLAALLAAHGLPTGLYLSPHFVSVRERILFGGRQLPEPVWTDAANAVLAAAAPGGEAGRLTYFELLTAMAAWLFTDQGAEAVVYEAGLGGAGDATTALPRDLVLFAPIGLDHAAVIGPTLADIARDKAGAMTPGGLAVTGPQPPEALAELRRQAEAVGARLYDVSELAVYDSRTKRAVLKAPHRLDIPEARLRLAGPHQAQNAALALAGFALCAGMLGIIPDPDAVRRALAETFLPGRLHLLRLPEMGPDLLLDCAHNLPALTALETALSSLRLAPSALIFTCLGDKDLEAMAPVAARLTAGPIFVPELPGISRARPAAEVAARLGPRAVVVAGPEAALESVRALDGTVLACGSMYLLAALFPAGQN, from the coding sequence ATGACGTCATCACCATCTGAATTTCCGGATTTTGCCGCCTTCTCGGCCTACCTCGACAATCTGGGCCTGTTTCACATGGATCTGGGTCCCGGGCGGATGCACTCTGCCCTGGCCAGGCTTCACCTTGTCAGCCTGCCCCATCTGGCTGTGCAGACCGTCGGCACCAACGGCAAAGGCTCCACCTCGGCCCTGCTCGCCGCCTTGCTGGCCGCCCACGGCCTGCCCACGGGCCTGTACCTCTCGCCCCACTTTGTCAGCGTACGCGAGCGCATTCTCTTTGGCGGCCGGCAACTCCCGGAGCCGGTCTGGACCGACGCCGCCAACGCCGTCCTGGCTGCCGCCGCCCCAGGCGGCGAAGCCGGCCGGCTGACCTATTTCGAGCTGCTCACCGCCATGGCCGCCTGGCTGTTCACCGACCAAGGGGCTGAGGCCGTCGTCTATGAAGCCGGCCTCGGCGGGGCCGGCGACGCCACCACGGCCCTTCCCCGCGACCTCGTGCTCTTTGCGCCCATCGGCCTGGACCATGCCGCCGTTATCGGACCAACGCTGGCCGACATCGCCCGGGACAAGGCCGGGGCCATGACGCCCGGCGGCCTGGCCGTGACCGGTCCCCAGCCGCCCGAGGCCCTGGCCGAACTGCGACGCCAGGCCGAGGCTGTCGGCGCGCGTCTCTATGACGTGTCCGAATTGGCCGTGTACGACTCCAGAACCAAGAGAGCCGTGCTCAAGGCCCCGCATCGCCTGGACATTCCCGAGGCCAGACTGCGGCTGGCCGGGCCGCATCAGGCCCAAAACGCCGCCTTGGCCCTGGCCGGATTCGCACTGTGCGCCGGCATGCTCGGCATCATCCCCGATCCTGACGCCGTGCGCCGCGCCCTGGCCGAGACCTTCCTGCCCGGCCGGCTGCATCTGTTGCGCCTGCCGGAAATGGGCCCGGACCTGCTCCTGGACTGCGCCCACAACCTGCCGGCCCTGACCGCCCTGGAAACGGCCCTGTCCAGCCTACGACTTGCTCCGTCGGCCCTTATCTTCACCTGCCTTGGCGACAAGGATCTGGAGGCCATGGCCCCGGTGGCCGCCCGGCTCACCGCCGGCCCCATCTTCGTGCCCGAATTGCCGGGCATATCCCGGGCCAGACCGGCAGCTGAAGTGGCCGCCCGGCTCGGTCCCCGGGCCGTTGTCGTGGCCGGACCCGAAGCCGCCTTGGAGAGCGTGCGCGCCCTGGACGGAACTGTTTTGGCCTGCGGTTCCATGTACTTGCTGGCTGCCCTTTTCCCGGCCGGGCAAAATTGA